The DNA region TCATGTCTTATCATATATGATGTGTGTGGCAGATCTATGGGAAGTGGGTGTTTCATGTCGGGACGTGGGACGAGCCCGGCCTGAAGACCGACCTGGAGACAGTGAACAGCTCCTGGGTGGAACTGTCGGCTTCCTCCGACAGCAGCGTCATGACCATCTACTGGGCCGACCGCCTGTGAGGACTCTGCACAGGACACACAAAGTCCTCTGGAACTCACTGCTCATAGTTGATATTGAGAAGTTGACATGgatcttttctctctcattaCAGAAATGATGATAAATGCCTGCAGGGTTTAGCCAACGCCACCATCTCTGGAATGACCACCCACACCAACTGTACGCATCTTGACATAttcacagtgtttttgtttcagacTCACCATCCCTCTCTCTATGCGCTGTTATGTTATGTGGTTGATTTGCATCACTAAGAAATGTCtgaatttcattaaaaacagtcACACAAGCATCCAAATATATCACAAACTAATATTATCTGCTGTATTTATactatttatatgtattttccTGTGTCCTCGACATGAAAAAAGAGCAGTGGTTGACTTTGTGCTGCTTTGAATCTTTGTTCCACAGTTAACATCAATGGTCACACGTCCTATCATGATGGGAAGTACTATGAGACGTGTGCCGACTGCCTCCTCTCCGAAGACTACACCCTCCTCCCTGACGGCAAGACAAAGGGACGATACCTTTTTCTCTTTAgtaagtttttctttttctctttgtattaaaggttcagtgtgtaaaaatgagtggcatctagtggtgaagtggcACGTTGCAGCTGaaaccccctcacctcaccctccccctcCAAAGAAAGAGAACCCGTGTTATCCTTCacttgtcataaaaactcaaaagttgtttagtttgtacagtctgggctactgtacactgtaaaaaacatggcggcctccgtagagagtaATATAAAAGGTCCCATTctaatgtattaaaaaaagggttagggttgaattTACATGATCAgacacttgtgaaaacatcgCTAGGAATATTTTATCTTCGATTTTTGCCAATAGATCCATTTCACCtacatcttacacactgaacctttaaatttcaagttttttttttatgtcaatcCAAGGTTTTGTCTTCCTGACTCTGGGCCCCCAcacctcctcacttcctgttttgttccCCTCTCTTAAAGCACGGACCGGCTCTCTGAATGCGTCCGAACTAGAGACCTTCAAGCAGCAGGCCAAGTGTCTGAACTTCCTCCCAGAGTACCACTTTGTGGGCACAGGTCAGTCGTCATTTCAGCTCTGCATCTTCCTGCCGCCCACACTTCCATCATCACAGCAAACCGTTTTCATGGCTCTTCTGTTATTTCAGATCTGTGTGCAGACGACAGGGAACCTGCTTCACCGGTCGTCGAGAACACGGAGAAGGATCCGACTGAGGCTGAGCCTCCGGCCAAGTGAACAGCTTCCAAACACCTAAAACAAGTCCAGCCTAACATGAACTAACTTGTGTTGTGTGATCTGCTTGTGCACTGATGTAATCTTGTGTTGCGACATGAATGTAGTTTAGATTCTTTAACGGCTCCACGGTTTTCCACTGGTTGTGTgtgcagaaataaaaaacacttctcaGTCTCCTTCATTGTGTTCCAGCCGTTTAATTCTGCTCAGGGAAAAGCAAACTGGCTTCTCGGCACCAACATTTCCTCATCCCCTCTCAAATAACAGCCAGAGTTGCCAGGCACTGTGCTGACCCATGTCAACATAATACGCTTCACATTCACTGGTGCAGCTCTTTGCACTCCTTTTCCCAGAAACCTCAACAAAGGCTGTTGCCGGGTAACGTCTCCAttagagggggagagagaaggagtcaAAGTTTTAAAGTGTCGCTGAGAGGAGTCCACACGGCCCCCCCACAGGGAAACAACCGTCCCTCTGCCAATGAAAAGCTGCTCCGGGTCCAGGACGGGTCTCGGCACGTTGCTCAAGTTCATTCAGGGCCGTCGACAAGGGGGACCAGGGGACTGCTGGGCTGAGCATTCagtgctggagaaaagaaatcAGCACGGCTGGGCATGTACaaaccccctcctcccccagattagcatatacatatatagattTATTTGAAGCCCCTCGGGGAAATGAATCGGTGTTAGACGGTTTCTGTC from Limanda limanda chromosome 5, fLimLim1.1, whole genome shotgun sequence includes:
- the LOC133001672 gene encoding uncharacterized protein LOC133001672; its protein translation is MLPGCPLSQTMAAQLVAALLALASLGVSSEPTDCKELVKPLVLDSHSPIYGKWVFHVGTWDEPGLKTDLETVNSSWVELSASSDSSVMTIYWADRLNDDKCLQGLANATISGMTTHTNFNINGHTSYHDGKYYETCADCLLSEDYTLLPDGKTKGRYLFLFTRTGSLNASELETFKQQAKCLNFLPEYHFVGTDLCADDREPASPVVENTEKDPTEAEPPAK